The nucleotide window ACTCTGAAGCCAGAAGATGAGCTGCTCATAGTGGTCTGCAGAATAAGCGATTGAAATTTCAGAACCTCCTTTTTCCTTTTCTTTATTTAGCATGCTTAAAGAGCGTTTATTTTCAGATCTTGCTTTTCTTGTGCCTATCAATATTTTTACTATTATAAAAAAATTAAAAGTGGAAAATGCAATAAAAATTCCGATTAAAAAATAAGCAGAGGGGTTTCCCCGAGTAATTTCTTTAAAATGATTTGAAATATGATCTTCTGCAAAAAAAATAAATGCGTAACCAATGGCTATGCATACTCCTAAAAATATAGAAGAGGCAAACAAAAATAAGAGGGTTTGTGTGATGAATTTTCTGCTCATTACTTGGTAAAATAACCATTGAGCTAAGTCTATAACACTTACTTTCTTACCTAAATGACGAACTAAGAAAGGTGAAAGCATCATAAAGAGGATGGCTATCATTATTAAATCTATAACGAATAAAAAATATAGCAGAGTTGACTTATACTTTATCAGGTTTATTGAAACTACAAGCCAAGAAGTTAATAATATGGAAAATAAGAAACTAAAATCGAAATCTGATTTAACGTTTTGATAATTAACTTTCATTTTTTCTAATAAATTCTTAGGTATAAAGCTTGTTGTATTAAATATCGAACTAAACATAAACATAAAAACTGCAAAATGATCGATCATAAAAAATCTGGGTACAATTTTCTTTATGATTCCGAGATTACGCCTCAGGCGTTTACATCGTGTGACTACAATATTGGCCCCCATATCTTGAGGAAGTCTGGCTGCTAATGCCTCTATAGCAAGTAGATCTGCTCTATCTTTAGCTGCAATAACTTGATTTGAAAGCATTTTTAAGACTGCAGCTCTCGCTTGCTCCGGAAGTCCTTGTGTAAAAGCCGCTTGACGGAATGCGTGCAGTCGCTCAGATTTAGTTCCATGACTAAAAGTCTCAACAAGGTATTTGACTAAAATATCATGTGGTAGAAGTCCACCTAAACATAGAACCTCACTGCGATCCTTGGAATCCCCTGTTTCCCATCGAGGCTTTAAGAAGTTTAACACAGCACTCGTTAACGAATATGGTACATCCTGCAATCTATGTGCTAACCCCTCTTGTAGCAGGCTAAGTAATGGTTTAGCAGTTTCATTCAACCAATTATAATAAATTAAATTTGAAGGCAGAGGGGGCTCTTCGCACATAATAAAATCATTTTTTTCTGCACGTTCACTAAGGATAAAGCTAGCATGACTTAGCAGGTCACTAAATTCCTCATAATCGCGTGTTTGTAAAAGAGTAACTGTATATTCTCGCCAACGAGTTTCTGTAAGAAGTGCTCTTGGAGATATTATTTCTGGGTGGGTTGTTAAGTAGCGGACGAATAAAGCCTCTTGATAGCGACGATGTGCAAAAGCAAAACGCTTATCTCCGTGCTTGGCATTTGGCACATCTGCTCGCCCAATTTTAGAGTCAACTAAGGCGGAAATCAGATTTTCGAGAGAGTCTCCTGGGATCTCTTCTGCTGAGAGTTGAGTCCTTATCTGATCTAGGGTAGGCGCTAGACTCAAGTTTTCGTCTTCTGCGAACAGCCTTGCTAAGCGTTCAGCCCCTTTAACAAGCTCCTCGGGGCTTAATTCGTACTTGCGTTTTAAATATTCTGGTTCCCTGCATGCTAATCTGTCAATATGTTGAAAAAGTATATCATGATCATTATTTGGCGGTTGATGCTCATCGCGAACATAACGACATAATAGTGTCAAAAAAAGAGGGGTTGCTCCTATGCTACTGTGTGAGCTGGCAAGATGTTGACGCACCATGCTCATATTTTTCTCGTCAAGGAAAGAGTTACGGATAAGCTCATCTTGCTTTTCACCAGTTAAGGGGAGAATACGTAATTTCTTCCAAGGTAAAGCTTCAGGACCTTTAAACTCTCGTGATGCTAGAATACCTTTGCACTCTCCCATTCCTTCTAAAAAATGCCTAAGTGCTTGAGAGTATTTCTTTATTATATCACTACCTGTCTCCGCATGAAGTATGGCGGGTATTTCATCGAAAGAATCAAATAGGAATAACCATATTCCTCTGCTGCAGTAGTCCTGCCAATTGTCCTTAACAAAAGCTGAGGTATCTGCATCCCCACGACGAATATTATCAAGTATAAACTCGCGTATACTATCAGCATTAATATCTTCTTTATTTAATAACTCTATTTCACGTAAGTTAATGTAAAGCGGAACAATGGCTTTTTTATCATTTGATTTTCTACCTTGCTCTGCAAATTGTTTAGCTAAGTGTCGCAATGCTACACTTTTACCTGACCCGGGCTCACCTACGAGTTGCATTGCTCGTTCAGTGCTTGTAGTTATTGCTCGGATAAGAGAATGTTCTTTTCGCAACCCAAATGATTTTTTCTTTAATAGTTTATTCAAGGCTGAAGCATAATAACCACCTTCGGTTTCGACATCAGCTTCAAGATCTGTAAAATATTGATCATTCCAGTTTTCTGCTTTTGCTAGGTAAGCTAAGTCAGCATCTAATACCGAACAGAATTGCTTTCTCTTTTTTACTTTTAGTTTATTATCTTTGTTTAGCCAAAGAGGAAGCCCACTAGATTTATAGGAGTCAATTAATTTTGCAGAACTTTCAAATACACTACTAAGAGTTTTGAAAGCAATAATAAAAATTATAGTTATAATAATTAAAAATAAGGAGATTAGTATTATCCAATGCCATGAATCGTGCGTAAAGTTATCGCTCCACACCGAGTTAAAAATTCGCTCAGCCAGCCCTAGAACCTTCTCGATGGTTCCAGTATCCCCGTCATTCGCAGCCACACTTTGTCCTTTCTTAATCATGAGAAGAATTAATGATAGCATCATAAATTCATACTTTAAAATAATCAATAATTCAAATTTTTTAGTTTTTTGCTCTGTCTTTAGGTTAATAATAGAATTTTACACTGAAAATTTAACTTTAATTGCAAATTTTTTTAAATAATAAAGTTTTTTCATCCTTTTACGAAAAATTGTGAGCTTAAGCTTTTCATTCGTGTCGGTCAGACTATATAAGTGTCTGATGTTATGATCGGTTTGTGCATCTAACCATGTGAATTTTAAGGTTAATTTAAATTTCTGTCCGTTCATTCATATGATCTTAAAAAGTATGAATCAAATTCCGGGGCTAGACGATAGTGAAATCAAAAAGCCGATACGCACATTAACAGTTGTAGTCGGCTTCAAGATCTTACATATGGAGTAAAGAAAATTCATAAGATTTGCCCTTGGTTGTTTTATTTTGTTATTAACAGTACACATCTTGGATGAGAATTAAATAAATATTTTTTTCAAACTACTAGTATCTAATAATTAACCCATGAAAAATAAAGGTATAAATTTTCTGCAAATCCCTTTTAATGAAAATCCTAAAACTATTAAAATGCCTGTGAAAAATATGTAGATGTCCCTGATATAATGAATATGTTCATTTTTTCATTTGTATTATTTATTAAGGATTAATGACTTATTGGCAATAAGCCACTTTTATAATATCTTTGGATTTGGATGGTAAATTATGTAAAACTTCATAACGTTATGCTTTAGCTTTCAGCCGCCTTAAGCTTCGCCAAGCCGATAAGATAATTAGATGTTTCGATAATTAAGATAGCTGTCTAAAAAACTCCCATCACCGTTTTATGACTGATGGTAAACACTGTTCACCATATGATGAACAGTAGTGAAGAGTAACAGTACAAGTGATCATCCGTTAATACATTGATAATTAACGATAAAATTGGAAGGGCGCACTGGATGAACACTTTTCCGTAAAACTGTTTTTTTAGGGCCTGATGACATAATCTCAAGGTTTGAAGGGACAGTAAGGATGTACAGCACAAACCTAATCGAGAATTTTATAAAAATGTATGAATGATTTTTAAAAAATGTCATAACCTCTGTTTTCAAGGCGATAGCCATAAATTATTTTGGGGGCATAATTGGGGGCATATATAAGCATGCCTCATTTAAAGTGTTTTTAAATACAATGACTTAATATTGTGTTTGAGTCCGGCCTCCGTACCAAGTATGCAAATTTAAGTCGCTTAAGGGCGGCTTTTTTGTGTCTGAGATTCAGTATTTACCTCTCCTACTCTTTATAACCTCATCTGGTATTATTTTTCTGTCAGGCAATAAATATCTGAAGTAGATAAAGAAGTTAGTGTTGATTATGAGCTGATCATTATTGCAAGTAGTATCCTCGCATATCGATGAGTTAAAACACGATTCACAACTCTTTACTGGTAACAGGAGATGGCATTCAAGTTGAAGACGGTGGTCACGGTTTCAGGACTATAGCCTGGAGCTTATCAGTTGAATCTGGATTGTGGTTGAGAGATACGGTTGAACGAGAAATGAGGTATAAAATTTCGTATTGAGATCTTGGTTTGAGCATTAGGGAGCTTTACACTGTGCCATCTTAAAATCCGCGTTCTTACTGTTATATCAAGGCAGGAGCCATGACTAGTCGCCCGCAGATGATTATTAATGTTCTTCAGGCCAACCCTGATGAACAATTCACAGCTCGTCAGCTTGCCCAAAAGATCATCGATCACTACAGCGCAGAGCTTGCCAGTAAACGTCAAAATCCTCGAATTGATTACGCGGGCGGTTAACATACTGCTGCCTTTGCACGCGGTCGCCTTACTGCTGTTTCTGGTCTGTTTGCCGTTTACCGGACTGGCAATCATCCCCAAAGCTTTTTCAGCCACGACGCTGTTGCTGATCATGACGCTGATGATGCTGACGTTCAGCGCCATCGCTGATGAAAGCACACCTGGCGTATCTCGCGGGCAGCGTGTGATGAGGCGCGTGGTGCTGGTTGCGCAGGGCCTGACGCCGCTGCTGGCCGGGCTGGCTGTCTGGGCGCTGTGGTTGCGTATCGCTGACTATGGCTGGACAGTGGAGCGGGTTTACGCCGCTATGATTGCACTGATCGCGGTGACTGGCTCGCTGCTGCTGTCAGGGTTCCAGCGCCGTGCCGGGGTGCAGGGTGCCGTCAGCATGAACACGTTTATCCCCCTGATGCTGACTCTGACGGCCTTCAGCTGGTTTCTGCTGCACACGCCGGTGGCCGATCCATGGCGCATTACCGTGAAAAATCAACTGGCGCGCTTTGCAGAGGGCAGGGCAAAGGTGGACGAAGGGGATCTCTACTTATTCAGTAATGCTGGTCGCCGCGGAAAACAGGCGTTGCAGGAGATAAGCAGGCATCCGCAGTGGCTCAGCGATCCTGCCCGGCAAAAAGCCGTGCTGGTGCGGCTGCTGGCAGAGCGGGACACCAATAATGCTAACCCAACCATTAGCGACCTTCAGCGCAGCATCCCGCTACGGGCAGGCAGCGAAGCGCCGCCGGAAAGCTGGTGGCAGATGCAGACGCAATATATTGAGCAGGAAGCGGGCATCTGCCTGGTGGATACCGGTTCCTGCCTGGTGTGGATGCAGGATATGAACAACGACGGCACGCCGGAAGTGCTGCTCTATAACCGCAATCAGCAGAGCATCACTCTCTATGCCCACCAGGCCACAGGCTGGAATCAGATTGGCAGCGTGACGCTGTCGGAAAGGCTGGAGCAGGCTCTCCGGGATAAAATACCTGAAACTGTAGTTAAGCCGTGGCGCGATCTGGAAGTGAACGGCCAGCGGCTTCCGGTGCAGTACTACGGCTTTGAAGGACAATAGCGCATTACCCGCTTTTGCAGCCGTGCAGCATCAGGCCCGGCGGCAAAAGCGTTACGGCTGTCGCCGGTTACGTTACCCTTTAACCTTCTCCCAGTTCAGCCCAAACCGAGCCAGATACTTACGCAGGCGATCGGCATCGTTGGGCTGTTTTTTCCCCTGACGGGAGACGGCAAACAGGCGCCGGCCCGCTTCGGAAAGCGAATCCGCCGCGCGGCAGACGCTCAGCACCGTCTGTAGTTGACACTCGTCAAACAGATCGTACTGGGCTGAAGGAAGATCGGTAAGAGTGGCCTGCGGTGCCGTAGTGCGCCAGCTGGCGCGCAGCCGGGCGATCTCTTCTTCCGCCAGTTCCTGCGAAATCCTTCCCTGTTCCGCCAGTGTTGCCATCCGCGTGACGGAAGCGCCCAGCTCGCGGAAATTGCCTCGCCAGCTGGCTTCTGTCGAGCAGGCGAATCGCAGAAAATGGCTTCTCGCTTTTTTATCAAAGCGCACCTGGGTCTGCTGTTCCCGGGCGTAACGCGCCAGCTCAAAATCCAGATTGGGTTCGATATCTTCGCGGCGTTCGGCCAGTCCAGGCAGTTGAAACGTCCACATATTGATGCGGGCAAACAGATCTTCGCGAAAGCGGCCTTCGGCAACCCACTGCTGCATATCCCGGTGCGTGCCGGCGATCAGCTGAAAATCGCTGCTGACCTCTTTATCAGCGCCATAAGGGAAGAAGCGTTTCTCCTCGATGGCGCGCAGCAGCATCGCTTGCTCATCCAGCCCCAGCTCCGCTATCTCGTCCAGAAACAGCATGCCGCCGTCGGCTTCCCGCAGCAGCCCGCCGCGCGCCTGCTGTGCGCCGGTAAAGGCGCCCTTAACGTGGCCAAACAGCGTGGACATCGCGTTGTCGCCGCGCAGCGTAGCACAGTTAACCGCCACGAATTTACCGGCCAGCCGGTGGCGGGCATGGCGCAGCTGATAGATGCGCTCCGCAAGGAAAGATTTGCCCGCGCCGGTTGGGCCGGTCAGCAGCATCGGGGCGTCCGAGCGCAGCGCCACGCGTTCAATCTGCTCGATCAGGCTGTTAAAAGTGGGGTTGCGCGTCTCGATGCCGGATTTTAAAAACGAGGTGGAGTGCTGCTGTTCGCGCTGAAAGCGGCTGGTCAGCGTGGCGTATCGGTTCAGATCGAGATCGATAATGGAATAGTGGCCGAGCGCGGTTGGTGTCTCCGAGCCCTTGCTGGCCGGCGAGGTCTGCAAAATGCGCGCGGGCAGATAGCGGGCTTCGGTCAGCAAAAACCAGCAGATTTGCGCCACGTGCGTGCCGGTAGTGATATGCACCAGATACTCTTCGGCGTCGGTATTAAAAGGATAGCGGCTGACAAAATCGAGGAAGCTGCCGTAGACCTCTTCAAAGTCCCAGGGATCTTCCAGCTTAACGCTGTGCAGCACCACTTTGGTGGAGGGCGACGCCTGGGTGATATCTTCCGCCACCTGCTGCGCCATACTGACATCACGCGGTTGATGCAGCAGCTCCAGCCTGTCGATCTGTAAGCCTTCCTGCTGGCAAAGTGCGACGGTTGGCCGCCATTTACTCCAGCGGTTTGCGCGCTTGCCGCGTTTATCCAGCACCGTGCCCAGCACGCCGATCACTACGTTAGCTTTCATGCTTATCCCAGAAGATAAATAACTTATCCAGTAAGATAATTTTCTCTATCGGTAATGGCAATGCTCAGACGCGATACAATAATAAATAACATTAATAATCAATTAGATAAATTTTATTATGCAGCGTAGCGGTCTTCTGGCACGGCATTCGCAATAGCTATGCTATAGCAACGAGGAAAAGAATATGAAAAACAACTATCAGACTCTGCAGCAGGCGAAAGGCGTGCCGGTAAAAATGTGGACCAACGGCGTACCGGTGGAGCCGGAAGCGCGTGAGCAGCTGTTGAACACGGCGAAAATGCCGTTTATCTTTCGCCATCTGGCGGTGATGCCGGATGTGCATCTGGGCAAAGGATCCACCATCGGCAGCGTGATCCCGACCAAAGGCGCAATTATCCCGGCGGCGGTCGGCGTGGATATCGGCTGCGGCATGATTGCGGTACGCACCTCGCTGATGGCCTGCGATCTGCCGGACAATCTGTCGGGTGTGCGCAGCGCCATTGAACAGGCGGTGCCGCACGGTCGCACCAATAACCGTTCCGGTCGCGATAAGGGCGCCTGGCAGACGCCGCCGCAGGAGGTGGATAGCCACTGGGCCAAACTGGCACCGCGCTTTAAGACGCTGACGCAAAAACATCCAGCGCTGTTTAAGACCAACAACTACCAGCACCTTGGAACGCTGGGAACGGGCAATCACTTTATTGAGGTCTGCCTGGACGAATGCCAGCAGGTCTGGGTGATGCTGCACAGCGGGTCGCGCGGCGTAGGGAACGCCATTGGCAACCTGTTTATCGCACTGGCGCAAAAGGATATGCAGCGGCATATCGCCAATCTGCCGGATCGCAACCTCGCTTATTTTGAAGAGGGCAGCAGGCATTTTAACGACTATGTGGAAGCGGTGAGCTGGGCGCAGGATTATGCTCGCCACAATCGCGAGGCCATGATGGAGCGCGTGCTGGCGGCGATGTCGCGCGTCATCAGCAAGCCCTTCAGCACGCATCTGGAAGCGGTGAACTGCCACCACAACTACGTGGAGCGGGAAACGCACTTTGGCGAGTCGGTGCTGGTGACGCGCAAAGGCGCGGTCTCAGCGCAGAAAGATCAGATGGGCATTATCCCCGGCTCGATGGGCGCGAAGAGCTTTATCGTACGCGGCCTGGGTAACGAAGAGAGTTTCTGTTCCTGTAGCCACGGTGCGGGGCGCACCATGAGCCGCACGGCGGCGAAAGCCCGCTTTACCGTGGAAGATCAGCGACGCGCGACGGCGCACGTGGAGTGCCGCAAAGATAAAGAGGTCATCGACGAAATCCCGATGGCTTACAAAGACATTGATGCTGTTATGGCCGCCCAGTCTTCGCTGGTGGAAGTGGTGCATACGCTGTCACAGGTTGTTTGCGTAAAAGGATAAAAAGAATGAGAACAGGATTGCATGGAGTAGATAGCGCAATGCGCAAGCGCGTACGTGGCGTGCTGCGTCAGGTAGAAGAGGAGCACGCAGTCAAAGTGCTGTATGCCTGCGAGTCGGGCAGTCGCGGCTGGGGCTTTGCCTCGCCGGACAGCGATTACGATGTACGTTTTCTTTATGTGCATCAACCGGAGTGGTATCTGCGTATCGAGCCGCCGCGCGACGTTATCGAGCTGCCGATCGACGATACGCTGGACGTCTGCGGCTGGGAGTGGCGCAAAGCGCTGGGCCTGCTGAAGCGAGCCAACCCAACGCTTGTCGAATGGCTGGACTCGCCGGTGATCTATCAGCAGGAAGAAGCCATCATCGCCGATTTACGGGCAAGGATACCAGACTGGTTTTCGCCGCTACGGGCGCGCTGGCACTATCTCTCAATGGCAAAAAAGAACTTTCGTGGTTATCTGCAGGGCGACAGCGTGCGGCTGAAAAAGTACTTTTACGTATTGCGTCCGCTGCTGGCGGTGCAGTGGATAGAAGCCGGAAAAGGCGTGCCGCCGATGCGTTTTGAAGAGCTGCTGGCGGGGACGGTGACGGACCCCCTCCTGCTGGCCGAAATCGAACAGCTGCTGGCGCGTAAGCAGCGCGCAGGCGAAGCGGAATACGGCGAGCGTCTGGATCGCATCCATGCATTTATCCGCCAGCATCTGGATGAGAACCGCGTCAGCGAAGATCTGCCGGATAGCGAGCGGCGCGACTGCCGCGATCTGGATGCATTGCTGATGAAAACCGTGCTGAGTGTATAGCTTATTACTGGTCTGGCATTGTGCATAAGTAGTTCAGGGTGACAGCATTATCTAACAGAACGTTTAGACACATAGTCTGTTCGATACCAGAATTAGGGATCCAGCGGCGGTTTAACAGCGTATCTATGTTTTATTTTAATGTTGCCGGTGAGGGGAATTAGTCGCGAACGGTGGTTGCTATTAAAAAGCCCGGGATATGCCGGGCTATAATTTTGTCTGGCTTGCATTAAGCATTTGCATGCGCATTGACTGTTGCAATACGCGAAATTGGATATCCTGTTGCCGATGCAAGTGCGGCGACGCGCTTAAAGGATGGATTACCTTTTGGAGAAAGAGACTTATAAAGCGATTCACGTGACATACCTGCACGTTTTGCAATAGCAGTCATGCCGCCCGTTGCCTCAATAACATGGCGTAGCGCAAGCATGAATGCCTCATAGCCACCTTCTTCATCAATTTCAATGAAGGCC belongs to Erwinia pyri and includes:
- the rtcR gene encoding RNA repair transcriptional activator RtcR; this translates as MKANVVIGVLGTVLDKRGKRANRWSKWRPTVALCQQEGLQIDRLELLHQPRDVSMAQQVAEDITQASPSTKVVLHSVKLEDPWDFEEVYGSFLDFVSRYPFNTDAEEYLVHITTGTHVAQICWFLLTEARYLPARILQTSPASKGSETPTALGHYSIIDLDLNRYATLTSRFQREQQHSTSFLKSGIETRNPTFNSLIEQIERVALRSDAPMLLTGPTGAGKSFLAERIYQLRHARHRLAGKFVAVNCATLRGDNAMSTLFGHVKGAFTGAQQARGGLLREADGGMLFLDEIAELGLDEQAMLLRAIEEKRFFPYGADKEVSSDFQLIAGTHRDMQQWVAEGRFREDLFARINMWTFQLPGLAERREDIEPNLDFELARYAREQQTQVRFDKKARSHFLRFACSTEASWRGNFRELGASVTRMATLAEQGRISQELAEEEIARLRASWRTTAPQATLTDLPSAQYDLFDECQLQTVLSVCRAADSLSEAGRRLFAVSRQGKKQPNDADRLRKYLARFGLNWEKVKG
- a CDS encoding RtcB family protein → MKNNYQTLQQAKGVPVKMWTNGVPVEPEAREQLLNTAKMPFIFRHLAVMPDVHLGKGSTIGSVIPTKGAIIPAAVGVDIGCGMIAVRTSLMACDLPDNLSGVRSAIEQAVPHGRTNNRSGRDKGAWQTPPQEVDSHWAKLAPRFKTLTQKHPALFKTNNYQHLGTLGTGNHFIEVCLDECQQVWVMLHSGSRGVGNAIGNLFIALAQKDMQRHIANLPDRNLAYFEEGSRHFNDYVEAVSWAQDYARHNREAMMERVLAAMSRVISKPFSTHLEAVNCHHNYVERETHFGESVLVTRKGAVSAQKDQMGIIPGSMGAKSFIVRGLGNEESFCSCSHGAGRTMSRTAAKARFTVEDQRRATAHVECRKDKEVIDEIPMAYKDIDAVMAAQSSLVEVVHTLSQVVCVKG
- a CDS encoding NACHT domain-containing protein; the encoded protein is MAANDGDTGTIEKVLGLAERIFNSVWSDNFTHDSWHWIILISLFLIIITIIFIIAFKTLSSVFESSAKLIDSYKSSGLPLWLNKDNKLKVKKRKQFCSVLDADLAYLAKAENWNDQYFTDLEADVETEGGYYASALNKLLKKKSFGLRKEHSLIRAITTSTERAMQLVGEPGSGKSVALRHLAKQFAEQGRKSNDKKAIVPLYINLREIELLNKEDINADSIREFILDNIRRGDADTSAFVKDNWQDYCSRGIWLFLFDSFDEIPAILHAETGSDIIKKYSQALRHFLEGMGECKGILASREFKGPEALPWKKLRILPLTGEKQDELIRNSFLDEKNMSMVRQHLASSHSSIGATPLFLTLLCRYVRDEHQPPNNDHDILFQHIDRLACREPEYLKRKYELSPEELVKGAERLARLFAEDENLSLAPTLDQIRTQLSAEEIPGDSLENLISALVDSKIGRADVPNAKHGDKRFAFAHRRYQEALFVRYLTTHPEIISPRALLTETRWREYTVTLLQTRDYEEFSDLLSHASFILSERAEKNDFIMCEEPPLPSNLIYYNWLNETAKPLLSLLQEGLAHRLQDVPYSLTSAVLNFLKPRWETGDSKDRSEVLCLGGLLPHDILVKYLVETFSHGTKSERLHAFRQAAFTQGLPEQARAAVLKMLSNQVIAAKDRADLLAIEALAARLPQDMGANIVVTRCKRLRRNLGIIKKIVPRFFMIDHFAVFMFMFSSIFNTTSFIPKNLLEKMKVNYQNVKSDFDFSFLFSILLTSWLVVSINLIKYKSTLLYFLFVIDLIMIAILFMMLSPFLVRHLGKKVSVIDLAQWLFYQVMSRKFITQTLLFLFASSIFLGVCIAIGYAFIFFAEDHISNHFKEITRGNPSAYFLIGIFIAFSTFNFFIIVKILIGTRKARSENKRSLSMLNKEKEKGGSEISIAYSADHYEQLIFWLQSDDNLMCDVHAVRVFSSFVLGTLRIENIASRDDGISRPKCLSTKKTKRALKSNEKKDNLKELRQILEDRLLK
- a CDS encoding DNA-binding protein, with the protein product MAKSVLHDDAMVQLIKDDPAFAPLYLHQAFIEIDEEGGYEAFMLALRHVIEATGGMTAIAKRAGMSRESLYKSLSPKGNPSFKRVAALASATGYPISRIATVNAHANA
- a CDS encoding DUF4153 domain-containing protein, which translates into the protein MPVNVKILELITRAVNILLPLHAVALLLFLVCLPFTGLAIIPKAFSATTLLLIMTLMMLTFSAIADESTPGVSRGQRVMRRVVLVAQGLTPLLAGLAVWALWLRIADYGWTVERVYAAMIALIAVTGSLLLSGFQRRAGVQGAVSMNTFIPLMLTLTAFSWFLLHTPVADPWRITVKNQLARFAEGRAKVDEGDLYLFSNAGRRGKQALQEISRHPQWLSDPARQKAVLVRLLAERDTNNANPTISDLQRSIPLRAGSEAPPESWWQMQTQYIEQEAGICLVDTGSCLVWMQDMNNDGTPEVLLYNRNQQSITLYAHQATGWNQIGSVTLSERLEQALRDKIPETVVKPWRDLEVNGQRLPVQYYGFEGQ
- a CDS encoding nucleotidyltransferase domain-containing protein codes for the protein MRTGLHGVDSAMRKRVRGVLRQVEEEHAVKVLYACESGSRGWGFASPDSDYDVRFLYVHQPEWYLRIEPPRDVIELPIDDTLDVCGWEWRKALGLLKRANPTLVEWLDSPVIYQQEEAIIADLRARIPDWFSPLRARWHYLSMAKKNFRGYLQGDSVRLKKYFYVLRPLLAVQWIEAGKGVPPMRFEELLAGTVTDPLLLAEIEQLLARKQRAGEAEYGERLDRIHAFIRQHLDENRVSEDLPDSERRDCRDLDALLMKTVLSV